The genomic region AAAAAGACAAAGGTGAGGTTGATCTTACCACTGAGGCCACACTGGTGTGCTGAAAAGGAAACGCACAGAGCAAAAGGATGCAGAGTATGACCATAATTCTAGCCACGAGGCAGCAGTGAGAAACAGTGAGATGTCCATTCAGGACCTGCAATAATTTCAGATAACCAATCCTTGGTGTTTTCTCCCACCAACTTGTACACGGCACACAGATTCCATCACCAGATAACCAGGCAAGCATGATCAAAGATAGCAGTAGCAGAGTTGCTGACTCATGACAAGCATGATCAAAGATAGTAGTAGCAGAGTTCCACACAAATCATATACCAAGCCATAAATAAACCATGCGATACGGCTAAGGCATGCACATAACAAAATCCAGGTCCAGCGATAATAGAAAAtcaaagcaaacaaacacacatGCAGAAGAACGGCAAACAAACATACATGGCAGCCGGAAGAAGAGGTCCACAATCTTCTTCAGCTGCACCTTTATTCAGGGATAAATGAACCAGATGTATCGGCTTGAGCTTTGTGTGATGGATAGTGGTTGATCGATTGCTCACGGAGTTGAGGCAGCACTTGCAGATGCAGTTCCAGCTTCATAGCGTTGCAGCTGTCCATTGTACTTCAgttcaggatggttgggatgctctttaatttcttctttgacTGAGTCTATGTCGCAGATGTCACCTTTGAGTAAAAGCTTCTTCAACTTGGGAAGGCGATTAAGTCCAGAAGGAATTTCCATGGAGACAAATGAGCAGACGATCAGCTCAAGCTTAGGAGCTGCCCCAACCTCAAAGGTGATGCTGGTGATGTTGCTGCCCTCGACAACTAGAGACTTGAGGCTCTTAAACTCTCCTACCTTGAACTTGAGTTGGCTCTCGATGTAAGACTTGCGTCGAAGCCTGAGGCAGCGCAAGATGCTAAGCTGGCCAAGGATGCTTAGCGCCTCTTCCCCAAGGCCGGTCTCACTCAGTGTTATCTTAGTGAGTTGATCATGCCCTGCAATCCACAGGTAAAGCCCACCTGTGATGCCGTGGATGTTCAGGCTCTGGAGATTTCTTGGAGGTGACTGGTGAGGGCAATTCGCCCTCGCTTTTCGTCTGCTGGTCCATCTGGATTGACAGGGAGCGGAGGCAACCACACAATTTTTCAACCTGCTGGATCAGAAGTTCCAGTTCTTCTTTCTTACCCTGGAGAATCACCCCAAGCTTTCTGAGACGTAGCAGCTTGCCAACATCAGTCAGATCATCACTGTGGGCAACTTCAACATGGGAGAGCACCTCGAGTTTTTCCATTCTTCGGATGCTCCTGGGAAGGTGCACCGCCGCAAACGACTCTTCGAACCTATCAGTATCAGAGTCGTTGCTTGGAGTCGGAGAGTCTCTCTTCCCAGCAAGCAGATGCTTTAGCATTGGAAGCATaacagattttgtggcaagtaccCGTACCGCTGTCTGCCGGATATCCAATGTCTGCAGGCACTGCAACTTCTCAATGTCCTTCGGCAGTTCAACGACATCTGTGTTCCTGAGGCTCAGGTACTTGAGCAGCAGTATCTTGCAATTGCAAACACTGTTTAGATGCTTCTTCTGCAGCCCTTTGCAGCCTCGAAGATCCAGCACCTTCAGAAACTGCCATTGAGCAGATTCAGACAGAGACTCAATGGTAGTTAAGATGCCATGGCCGGATGGATCGGATTCAGAAGGAGATTCTTCCTGTATTGCTACCCCACTGTTGGTGGAGAAGCGGTGAGCTAGCTCAGGCCGTGATGATGTATCGACGAAGCCTACATCTGTAGTGATGAACTCATGAACAACAGGATTCAATGTAAAGCTCTGGATCTTTCCTGCATCACTGATTTCTCCTGGACATATGAACCCTCGAGTGACCAGTGAGTCGAAGATGCGCTCGGCCTGATCATGCAGCGTGCTCGTCCCTGCGCTTCTTTTGGTTATCAGTCCTTCACAGACCCACCTCCTCAGCAGATCAGCTCTCATGGTTATGTGGCCTTGAGGAAAGATTGAAGGTACATCAAGCAGCTCTTGTGACGACTAGGGAGCTCGTTGTAGCAGACCATAAGCATCGTCTTAGCAGTATTGTTTCTGTTCTCCTCTAGGACACGGCATAGGGTTTCCAGTTCCGCTGTAGCCCTGTGGGGATTGACATAGAGTAGATGAAGGAAGAGCTTCGCTGCAAGGGTGCTGTGGTAGCACTTGGTTAAAACTGCCAATAATGCTTTCGTATGATCTAGGGAACTTGTGTTGTAGTTGTTCTAGTATCTCCTTACATACCTCGTGATATTCTCTGTTGAGCCCTCCATTGTTGACCCAGATCATGTGGTCGAACTTGCTCACCACGTACGGGTGCTCGTACACCTTCCGTGCACAAAGCGGAGCATCCGGAGCAAGGAGCCCAGGACGCCCTTTCTGGCGCCAGGGCCAGCACCTCCGACGTACTGGGCGTAGAGCTCGACGTTGCCCTCGCAGTCGCGGCTGAGGCCAGCCACTTGCTTCATCCATGCCCGGACCTGGCTGTCGCGGTTGTGGGACTCGGCAAGGTGCATGAGCAGGCCGTTCATGCTCTCCATCTCGTCGCTGATGAACTCGACGTCGCCGCGGAGGCCCCCCAGCAGCTGCGCCTCGCTGACAAGGACCGTGGTGAGGCGGCCCAGCAGCGAGTCGATCGCGCCCTGGGCGTCCGTCTTCCTGCTCGACGTGTCGTCTGCTTTGCGTGGAGAATGAAGTGGGAAAACCAAAGGAAATGAACACGCAGTGGGCGCGCGAGTGTAATACTGGATGAGCAATGAGCTCTCCTGGACCAGACGTCTGAACCACGGTAAAACGTTGATTGCTACACATTTACTCAACTGCCAGCGAGCAGCAGCCAACCAGAAATAAGCAACATATGACACACTGGACCTTTTCATCTGTTAAGGTCCGCTGTGTGGTTTGTGTTAGAGTTTAATTAACGTGTGTTAATTATGGGGTAAATCTCCCCTTGTAACTGCCATCTCTcccactttcaaaaaaaaaaactgccATCTGTCCCGAACGGATGCCTCTTCATCGCATCCCTTCTCCTTGTATAAATGCCCCCGCGCCGCTCACCGGCCTCCGCGGCCGAGCCTGGCCGTGCCTGCTCCGCCTCGTCTTGCCGCCCGGCCCCCGCGCCGCTCACCGGCCTCTACGCCGCGTCCCGGCCTCCGCGGTCAAGCCCGCCCACTCCCGCTCCAGGCTGTGGCCGCGCCCCGCCCGTGGCGCCTGCACCGCGCCACGCCGCACCCCAATCCCGGCCGCCATGCCGAGCCCCGCGCCCGGCCGTGCGCCGCGCTACGCCGGCCGCCCTGCCGCCAGGCCACGCGCCCTCTAGCACGCTCTTGGTCTTCCGAACTGTGGCTGGGCAACGCGGCGGCGCCCTCCGGCGTGGCTCCCCGcagcggcgacggcgacgcggcCCTCGGCTCGCATCCGCGCAGGCGGCGCCCGAGGAACAGCCCTCGGCTGGCCCTCCGGCGTGGTTCCCTGCAGCGGAGATGACGACTCGCCGGGTTTTCCCGCTCCTCgctgatgagacggccgccggcagCGGGGATCGGAGGAGCGGTTGCTCCCGAGGTCTCCCCCTGCCTTATCCACTCCAGGCGGTGGGGCTGGGCCGCCTGTAAGGCCGTATGGGCCGGCAGGCCCTTGTGTTCTCGGTCCATTTTAAATCCTGCTGAATTAATCCTATATTTTCTTGATTAATTCGCATTTTGTTCTATTAACAGTGGTTTAACTCTGTTTTAGACACTGTTAATTACAGTACTTAAATTTCAGTATTGTAAATATGTTGAGTACTATGTATTCCATATAATATGTTGATGTAATATATCTCCAAGTTTCTTACATGTTGAGATTAATTACATCTattatttgcaattgagattttctTTATCTCTTGCAAAGATAAATTCAGTACCTCTGTAGTACTGTTTCTCCGTTGAATACAAGGTATTCCGAAATATTTCTATGATGTATTTATTTTCATGTTAACCACATGTTGAGATTAATACGTccatttgcaattgagattttcaatttcttgtaaatacatatGCAAAATTCAAAGTGTCATCCttagcaatttgagattcacaCTAATGATTTCGAGCCATCTTCTTGAAATATATTAATTTTGCAACATTGAGATGTATTTATATTACGCAATATGTAATATAAATAAATTACCAGTTTTTCATCGGAGATGATATGTTCTATGTGTTTACCACATTGTCATCCTTCATGAACATGTCACATCGGTCGAGATTGATTTCTCCCGCACAACAAACTTGTAAATTTTTGACAATAACATCTCCCTCATTATATTAGGAAAACACAAGGTAATGAGTTGCATCTATTGCCCATGTGCAGACTATATTACTATTAGATCTGTATGATCTTCAATGTGTTATGTTCCCACAATTGAGGTTGAGCATTTTCAAGTTATACACTTGAGTCAAATTTTTGCATTTTTATTACAAAACCATGATGGTTTTTAATTTACTTCTTGTAAATTAATTATCTCCGGTTTGCCCCTATAAATAATCGATGGCTAACAATTTGAGGCACATGTCCTGAATGGCCACAACttactttttttagaaaaggaagatgacccccgacctctgcatctgggagatgttgggtttcgtagtaatttcaaaaaatttcctacgctcacgcaagatcatggtgatgcatagcaacgagaggggagagtatgatctacgtacccttgtagatcgagaacggaagcgtttggttgatgtagtcgtacgtctccacggcccgaccgatcaagcaccgaaactacggcacctccgagttctagcacacgttcagctcgatgacgatccccggactctgatccagcaaagtgtcggggaagagttccgtcagcacgacggcgtggtgatgatcttgatgtactaccgtcccagggcttcgcctaagcaccgctacaatattatcgaggactatggtggaagggggcaccgcacacggctaagattatgatcacgtggatcaacttgtgtctctaggggtgcccctgcctctgtatataaaggttcaagggaggggggccggccgaccaaggtgtggcgcgccaggaggagtcctactccctctgggagtaggaggggagtaggactccccccctttcctagttggaataggtttcgtggggtgggaaaagagagaaagagagagaaggaggggggcgccgaccccctctctccttgtcctattcggactaggggtgaGGGGCgagcggcccagccctggctgcctcttctcttcttccactaaggcccactaaggcccatatacctcccggggggttccggtaacctcccggtactccggtaaaatcccgatttcacccggaacacttccgatatccaaacataggcttctaatatatcaatctttatgtctcgaccatttcgagactcctcgtcatgtcctgatcacatccgggactccgaacaaccttcggtacatcaaaatgcataaactcataatataattgtcatcgtaaccttaagcgtgcggaccctacgggttcgagaacaatgtagacatgaccgagacacgtctccggtcaataaccaatagcggaacctggatgctcatattggctcctacatattctacgaagatcttttatcggtcagaccgcataacaacatacgttgttccctttgtcatcggtatgttacttgcccgagattcgatcgtcggtatcctatacctagttcaatctcgttaccggcaagtctctttactcattatgtaatacatcatcccgcaactaactcattagttgcaatgcttgcaaggcttaagtgatgtgcattaccgagagggcccagagatacctctccgacaatcgaagtgacaaatcctaatctcgaaatacgccaacccaacatgtacatttggagacacctgtagagctcctttataatcacccagttacgttgtgacgtttggtagcacacaaagtgttcc from Triticum aestivum cultivar Chinese Spring chromosome 4A, IWGSC CS RefSeq v2.1, whole genome shotgun sequence harbors:
- the LOC123081617 gene encoding potassium/sodium hyperpolarization-activated cyclic nucleotide-gated channel 2; this translates as MPPRRSPASAAEPGRACSASSCRPAPAPLTGLYAASRPPRSSPPTPAPGCGRAPPVAPAPRHAAPQSRPPCRAPRPAVRRATPAALPPGHAPSSTLLVFRTVAGQRGGALRRGSPQRRRRRGPRLASAQAAPEEQPSAGPPAWFPAAEMTTRRVFPLLADETAAGSGDRRSGCSRGLPLPYPLQAVGLGRL